The segment AGATCATCCGATCCGGTACATCTATTGGTGCTAATCTAGCTGAAGCCAGCGGTTCTCCCACAAGAAAAGATTTTCTAAATAAGTTGTCGGTTGCCATAAAAGAAGGCAAAGAAACTTTATACTGGTTAGATTTATTGAAGGCCAATAGTGGCATAGATCAAAGCAGATGCGATGAGTTGTATGATGAGTGTGAACAATTAGTTAAAATATTGGTAAC is part of the Candidatus Edwardsbacteria bacterium genome and harbors:
- a CDS encoding four helix bundle protein, which encodes MENGGVDIYKRARVFSHLLLQTVQSMRRDVLNQNMLTQIIRSGTSIGANLAEASGSPTRKDFLNKLSVAIKEGKETLYWLDLLKANSGIDQSRCDELYDECEQLVKILVTIRKKSQASATKI